A single genomic interval of Flavobacteriales bacterium harbors:
- a CDS encoding HAMP domain-containing histidine kinase — MNERSILGLTLAITLALVGLVVIQVRWIGESMDLKDVQLGRSVDNALIAVGERLERLETLERLRAHSGLDRLRSTDSLTVIGAPTGSDDVVADMLRGLIAVDDVRPVEERVPAPVLDSLLGEELRLRGITGVVDHAILDAVDQVVMASPGADTAALVSSPHTVPLFRNDAPGARLRLHVLLPGQERLVRAAIRPMLLMSAAFLLVIVAVFVITLRTVHRQKRISDIKNDLVNNLTHELKTPISTIALACEALNDPSMPHTEQQTRTFVNMIREENKRLGVLVENVLQSAVQDSGQMRLRPVDLDLHVLIDDVVRNMRIQAERRGGGIEVAFGAVLHRLQGDRIHLTNVLQNLIDNAIKYAAREPRIQVRTRSDHQGIAVEVQDNGIGIPRAEQRRIFEKLYRVPTGNVHNVKGFGLGLSYVRAVVQRHGGRIQVASEPGQGSTFTITLPFEHGSNTQAPGGRG; from the coding sequence GTGAACGAGCGGTCGATCCTGGGGCTCACGCTGGCCATCACCCTGGCGCTCGTGGGCCTGGTGGTGATCCAGGTGCGGTGGATCGGTGAGTCGATGGACCTGAAGGACGTGCAGCTGGGCCGCAGCGTGGACAACGCCCTGATCGCGGTGGGCGAGCGCCTGGAACGCCTCGAGACCTTGGAGCGCCTGCGCGCGCACAGCGGCCTCGACCGCCTGCGCTCCACCGACAGCCTCACCGTGATCGGCGCGCCCACCGGGTCGGACGATGTGGTGGCCGACATGCTCCGCGGCCTCATCGCTGTGGACGATGTGCGTCCCGTGGAGGAACGTGTGCCCGCCCCGGTGCTCGATTCGCTGCTGGGCGAGGAGCTGCGACTGCGCGGCATCACAGGAGTTGTGGACCACGCCATCCTGGATGCCGTGGACCAGGTGGTGATGGCCTCGCCCGGTGCCGACACCGCAGCGCTCGTCAGCTCCCCGCATACCGTGCCGCTCTTCCGGAACGACGCGCCCGGTGCACGCCTGCGTCTGCATGTGCTCCTGCCCGGGCAGGAGCGTCTGGTGCGTGCCGCCATCCGGCCCATGCTGCTGATGTCCGCCGCCTTCCTGCTGGTGATCGTGGCCGTCTTCGTCATCACCCTGCGCACCGTCCATCGGCAGAAGCGCATCAGCGACATCAAGAACGATCTGGTGAACAACCTCACCCACGAGCTGAAGACCCCCATCAGCACCATCGCACTGGCCTGCGAGGCGCTCAACGACCCGTCCATGCCGCACACCGAACAGCAGACGCGCACCTTCGTGAACATGATCCGCGAGGAGAACAAGCGCCTCGGGGTGCTGGTGGAGAACGTGCTGCAGAGCGCCGTGCAGGACAGCGGGCAGATGCGGCTGCGGCCGGTGGACCTGGACCTGCACGTGCTGATCGACGACGTGGTGCGCAACATGCGCATCCAGGCCGAGCGGCGCGGAGGAGGCATCGAGGTGGCCTTCGGGGCCGTGCTGCATCGCCTGCAGGGCGACCGCATCCACCTGACCAACGTGCTGCAGAACCTGATCGACAACGCCATCAAGTACGCCGCCCGCGAACCCCGCATCCAGGTGCGCACCCGCAGCGATCACCAGGGGATCGCCGTGGAGGTGCAGGACAACGGGATCGGCATTCCGCGCGCCGAACAACGGCGCATCTTCGAGAAGCTCTACCGGGTGCCCACCGGCAACGTCCACAACGTGAAGGGCTTCGGCCTCGGTCTCAGTTATGTGCGCGCCGTGGTGCAGCGGCATGGCGGACGCATCCAGGTGGCCAGCGAACCCGGCCAGGGCAGCACCTTCACGATCACCCTCCCCTTTGAACATGGCTCCAACACCCAAGCTCCTGGTGGTCGAGGATGA
- a CDS encoding SDR family oxidoreductase: protein MNPDLQGQRALVCGATQGIGRAVAMALAAQGARVTVLARKAEALDHLVTALPGEGHQALPADLSATAELEQAVDRALGEGSFTILVNNAGGPPPGPAHKAQVMEFEQAMRLHLFAFHTLVRRLLPGMREAGHGRIINIISTSVKQPLPDLGVSNTVRAAVANWAKTLANELGPWNITVNNVLPGATATERLEAIIRAKAERTGSSEEEVAAHMRAEIPLRRFALPEEVAAAVAFLAGPGGSYVSGINLPVDGGRTASL from the coding sequence ATGAACCCCGATCTGCAGGGCCAACGGGCGCTCGTGTGCGGCGCCACGCAGGGGATCGGAAGGGCGGTGGCCATGGCGCTGGCCGCACAGGGGGCCCGGGTGACGGTGCTCGCGCGCAAGGCCGAGGCGTTGGATCACCTGGTGACCGCGCTGCCGGGTGAGGGCCATCAGGCCCTGCCGGCCGACCTGTCAGCAACGGCCGAACTCGAGCAGGCGGTGGACCGTGCGCTCGGCGAAGGGTCCTTCACCATCCTGGTGAACAACGCCGGAGGGCCACCACCGGGGCCCGCGCACAAAGCGCAGGTCATGGAGTTCGAGCAGGCGATGCGGCTCCATCTGTTCGCGTTCCACACCCTGGTCAGGCGGCTTCTTCCGGGCATGCGCGAGGCCGGCCACGGCCGCATCATCAACATCATCAGCACCAGCGTGAAGCAGCCGCTGCCCGACCTGGGGGTGAGCAACACGGTGCGGGCGGCGGTGGCCAACTGGGCCAAAACGCTGGCGAACGAGCTGGGGCCATGGAACATCACGGTGAACAACGTGCTTCCGGGGGCCACGGCCACCGAGCGTCTCGAGGCCATCATCCGGGCGAAGGCCGAGCGCACTGGGTCGAGCGAGGAGGAGGTGGCGGCCCATATGCGTGCGGAGATCCCCTTGCGTCGCTTCGCCCTGCCCGAGGAGGTGGCGGCAGCCGTGGCCTTCCTGGCCGGACCGGGCGGCTCCTACGTCTCGGGGATCAACCTGCCGGTGGATGGCGGGCGCACGGCGAGCCTGTGA
- a CDS encoding T9SS type A sorting domain-containing protein: MTLHSALIHCTAFAAVALFGISRIAAQGVDDCSQVVADPLAIGGTLQWTGDNSNATITGDYAPGSVLEGFGIPVLWHAFTTTACADVTIDYCGSPSVFVDFWNVLATSCPATNALIVTQLYEYNSCGDGNPTVSFNNLPAGTYLFPVWTAVGSAFGPYVINVTAEACGGSQAPPNDQCGQVTAEGLAVGDTLTFTGDNTNATATNDFAQGSPFAGAPVVWHAFTTTTCATVEVRYCGQNPVWENSFGFLATDCPADSLVFFSTFNDTTCADGNRTYVYSELAAGTYYVPVLLDANNNAVGTYSIDVLATECSTPPAFFDFCADAIAVALNVDDTLTFAGDNTNATPTADFVPTSPFAGAPVVWHMFTTVECATVTVSYCGLNPAWTNAFGFLATGCPADSIVLFSTFNTTDCGDGNLTYVFDELAAGTYLLPVVRDANNNAIGPYSIQVTAVACQGSNTPPNDNCANVVPEALEPGAPLTFTGDNTGATFTDDWVSGSPFSLAPVVWHAFSLDSCMDVTVSYCGQNPAWTNAFGFLATSCPADSVVYFSTFNDTACGDQNLTYYFYQLDAGTYLLPVVLDANSNAIGPYAITVDGVNCINTGVAAMETAPLSLFPNPTTGVLNVRNPAADAAFTLEVLDMAGRAVHAERARIAQGASHSLQLDRLSPGAYTLRATTPHARTEQRFVIH, translated from the coding sequence ATGACCCTTCATTCCGCTTTGATCCACTGCACCGCGTTCGCCGCGGTCGCTCTTTTTGGCATCAGCCGCATCGCCGCCCAGGGGGTGGACGATTGCTCCCAGGTGGTCGCCGACCCCCTGGCCATTGGTGGCACCCTTCAATGGACCGGTGACAACAGCAACGCCACCATCACCGGTGACTATGCACCGGGCTCGGTCCTGGAGGGCTTCGGGATCCCCGTGCTGTGGCACGCCTTCACCACCACGGCCTGTGCGGATGTCACCATCGACTACTGCGGATCGCCGTCGGTCTTCGTGGATTTCTGGAACGTGCTGGCCACCAGCTGCCCGGCCACCAACGCCCTGATCGTGACCCAATTGTATGAGTACAACAGCTGCGGGGACGGCAACCCGACCGTGAGCTTCAACAACCTGCCTGCCGGTACCTACCTCTTTCCGGTATGGACGGCGGTCGGCAGCGCCTTCGGTCCGTACGTCATCAATGTGACGGCCGAGGCCTGCGGCGGATCGCAGGCCCCGCCCAACGATCAGTGCGGGCAGGTGACGGCAGAGGGGCTTGCGGTCGGTGACACCCTCACCTTCACCGGCGACAACACCAACGCCACCGCGACGAACGACTTCGCCCAGGGCTCGCCGTTCGCCGGTGCTCCGGTGGTGTGGCATGCCTTCACCACCACCACCTGCGCCACCGTGGAAGTGCGGTACTGCGGGCAGAACCCGGTGTGGGAGAACAGCTTCGGCTTCCTGGCCACGGACTGCCCGGCCGATTCGCTCGTCTTCTTCAGCACCTTCAACGACACCACCTGCGCCGACGGCAACCGCACCTATGTGTACTCCGAACTTGCCGCAGGCACCTACTACGTCCCGGTGCTGCTGGATGCCAATAACAACGCCGTGGGCACGTACAGCATCGATGTGCTCGCCACCGAATGTTCCACGCCTCCGGCCTTCTTCGACTTCTGCGCGGACGCCATCGCGGTGGCCCTCAATGTGGACGATACGCTGACCTTCGCCGGCGACAACACCAACGCCACCCCCACGGCCGACTTCGTGCCCACCAGCCCCTTCGCCGGCGCCCCGGTCGTGTGGCACATGTTCACCACCGTGGAGTGCGCCACGGTGACCGTGAGCTATTGCGGGTTGAACCCGGCCTGGACCAATGCCTTCGGTTTCCTGGCCACCGGCTGCCCTGCGGACAGCATCGTGCTCTTCAGCACCTTCAACACCACCGATTGTGGCGATGGCAACCTCACCTATGTGTTCGACGAGCTCGCCGCCGGCACCTATCTGCTGCCCGTGGTGCGTGACGCCAACAACAACGCCATCGGCCCCTACAGCATCCAAGTGACGGCCGTGGCCTGCCAGGGCAGCAACACCCCGCCCAACGACAACTGCGCCAACGTGGTCCCGGAGGCCCTGGAGCCGGGTGCACCGCTGACCTTCACCGGTGACAACACCGGTGCCACCTTCACCGATGACTGGGTGAGCGGCAGCCCCTTCAGCCTGGCCCCGGTGGTGTGGCATGCCTTCAGCCTCGACAGCTGCATGGACGTGACGGTGAGCTATTGCGGACAGAACCCCGCGTGGACCAATGCCTTCGGTTTCCTGGCCACCAGCTGCCCGGCGGATTCGGTGGTGTACTTCAGCACCTTCAATGACACGGCCTGCGGCGACCAGAACCTCACCTACTACTTCTACCAGCTCGATGCGGGAACCTACCTGCTGCCGGTGGTGCTCGATGCCAACAGCAACGCCATCGGACCCTATGCCATCACCGTGGACGGGGTGAACTGCATCAACACGGGCGTGGCCGCCATGGAGACCGCCCCGTTGAGCCTCTTCCCCAACCCGACCACCGGTGTGCTGAACGTGCGCAATCCGGCGGCTGACGCGGCCTTCACCCTGGAAGTGCTGGACATGGCCGGCCGTGCCGTGCATGCCGAGCGTGCCCGCATCGCCCAAGGGGCCTCGCACAGCCTGCAGCTCGACCGCCTGTCACCCGGTGCCTACACCCTGCGCGCCACCACGCCGCACGCCCGCACCGAACAGCGTTTCGTGATCCACTGA
- a CDS encoding T9SS type A sorting domain-containing protein translates to MPYRTALTALAALLAAHAPQLFAQGGGVPVNDLCTGATVVALSPGVPAVRNGDSGGSTDEVGFGAAQVWEAFSLSQCMDVTVDLCGTTPAFPNSFINLVIGCPIANIVNTGVFEFVTCGDGNVTILFPNLPAGTYYFPVINEPGSTGPYTLTFTGQVCTTPPPANDECSGAIALVPDAGCTPVNGTTLGATESLPAITCAGITGDANDDVWFSFVASSSDHSVVVEPSLGFNPVVDVLEGACGATTSIACGDQGALGATETVVLSNLTIGNTYFVRVYDWYGGQPAGPTFTICVQGGGSAPANDLCSAVIADPLALGGTLTFTGNNAGATTLADADITSLLNDGVPKVWHAFTLSDCAIVTISYCGSTPPFDEVYPALTTSCPAAQTLFTAQADFTCVDTNAEITFVGLAPGTYYIPVGNFGSGSSGDYVLTVSANACPAPPPNDDCANAAYIEVLPLPDCPGSSTGGYNSGAVLSTDDPSCDSSTNGYLDVWYTFEPGVNTQVEVTLENLTMSDWSMAVYEACGGAEVACVQFPSGPVTVTTIPNQPYYVRVMTNTDLGLGGDFRLCIAADITTTVGHPADEAPFAVFPDPAQGFADLRWSGAAGLVRLSLTDLMGRVVMTEQRSLVAGGVSRLDLTGMAPGGYVLRCETADGSWQKRLTVR, encoded by the coding sequence ATGCCGTACCGCACCGCCCTCACCGCCCTGGCCGCTCTCCTCGCCGCCCACGCACCGCAGCTCTTCGCACAAGGCGGTGGTGTCCCGGTGAACGACCTGTGCACCGGCGCCACCGTGGTGGCCCTGTCCCCCGGTGTGCCGGCCGTGCGCAACGGCGATAGCGGAGGATCCACCGACGAGGTGGGTTTCGGCGCCGCCCAGGTTTGGGAGGCCTTCTCCCTGAGCCAGTGCATGGATGTGACCGTGGACCTGTGCGGCACCACCCCGGCCTTTCCCAACTCGTTCATCAACCTGGTGATCGGGTGCCCGATCGCCAACATCGTGAACACCGGCGTGTTCGAGTTCGTCACCTGCGGGGACGGCAACGTCACCATCCTCTTCCCCAACCTGCCTGCAGGCACTTATTACTTCCCGGTGATCAATGAGCCGGGCTCCACCGGTCCGTACACGCTGACGTTCACGGGCCAGGTCTGCACCACCCCGCCCCCGGCGAACGATGAATGCAGCGGAGCGATCGCGCTGGTGCCCGATGCCGGATGCACACCTGTCAACGGCACCACGCTCGGCGCCACGGAATCCCTGCCGGCCATCACCTGCGCCGGGATCACCGGTGACGCCAATGACGATGTGTGGTTCAGCTTCGTGGCGAGCTCGAGCGACCATTCGGTGGTGGTGGAGCCATCGCTGGGCTTCAACCCTGTGGTCGATGTCCTGGAAGGGGCCTGTGGCGCCACGACGAGCATCGCCTGTGGCGATCAAGGTGCGCTCGGGGCCACCGAGACCGTGGTGCTCTCGAACCTGACGATCGGGAACACCTACTTCGTGCGCGTCTACGACTGGTACGGCGGTCAGCCCGCAGGGCCCACTTTCACCATCTGTGTACAGGGTGGCGGATCGGCACCGGCGAACGACCTCTGCTCCGCGGTCATCGCCGATCCCCTTGCCTTGGGCGGCACCCTCACGTTCACGGGCAACAACGCGGGTGCCACCACGCTGGCCGATGCCGACATCACCAGCCTCCTGAACGATGGCGTCCCCAAGGTCTGGCACGCGTTCACCTTGAGCGACTGCGCCATCGTGACCATTTCCTACTGCGGCTCCACGCCCCCCTTCGATGAGGTCTATCCGGCGCTGACCACCAGCTGTCCGGCCGCCCAGACGCTGTTCACCGCGCAGGCGGACTTCACCTGCGTGGACACCAACGCCGAGATCACCTTCGTGGGTCTGGCGCCAGGGACCTATTACATCCCCGTGGGCAACTTCGGTAGCGGCTCCTCAGGCGACTACGTGCTGACCGTTTCGGCCAACGCCTGCCCGGCCCCCCCGCCGAACGATGACTGTGCCAACGCCGCCTACATCGAGGTGCTTCCGCTTCCGGATTGCCCGGGCAGCTCCACCGGTGGATATAACAGCGGTGCGGTCCTGTCCACCGATGATCCGTCCTGCGACTCGTCGACCAATGGCTACCTGGACGTCTGGTACACCTTCGAGCCCGGTGTCAACACCCAGGTGGAGGTCACCCTCGAGAACCTCACGATGAGCGACTGGTCCATGGCCGTGTACGAGGCTTGCGGCGGCGCCGAGGTGGCCTGCGTGCAGTTCCCTTCAGGCCCCGTCACGGTGACCACCATCCCGAACCAACCGTACTACGTGCGCGTGATGACGAACACGGACCTCGGTCTCGGTGGCGACTTCCGCCTGTGCATCGCCGCGGACATCACCACCACGGTGGGCCACCCCGCCGATGAGGCTCCCTTCGCGGTGTTCCCCGACCCGGCACAGGGCTTCGCCGACCTGCGCTGGTCGGGCGCTGCCGGCCTCGTGCGCCTGAGCCTCACCGACCTGATGGGTCGGGTGGTGATGACGGAGCAGCGGAGCCTGGTGGCCGGTGGGGTGAGCCGCCTGGACCTGACCGGGATGGCGCCGGGCGGGTACGTGCTGCGCTGTGAGACGGCCGATGGCAGCTGGCAGAAGCGGCTCACCGTCCGGTAG
- a CDS encoding response regulator transcription factor — MAPTPKLLVVEDDPNLGALLAEYLRVKGFEVDLRADGEAGLKAFRAAAEARDRYDLLLLDVMMPVKDGFTLAREIRRTDAQVPIIFLTAKSMKQDTIQGFQAGADDYLTKPFSMEELVLRVQAVLRRSAGIGLGPEQPQQHSIGSYTFDVRKQLLRRGEEERKLTTKESELLRLLCLHRNGLLERRQALREIWGDDNYFNGRSMDVYIARLRKHLRADPEVEIINIHGQGFRLAAREQA, encoded by the coding sequence ATGGCTCCAACACCCAAGCTCCTGGTGGTCGAGGATGACCCCAACCTCGGCGCCCTGCTGGCCGAGTACCTGCGCGTGAAAGGATTCGAGGTGGACCTGCGCGCCGATGGCGAGGCCGGCCTCAAGGCCTTTCGTGCCGCCGCGGAGGCCAGGGACCGCTATGACCTGCTGCTGCTGGACGTGATGATGCCGGTGAAGGACGGCTTCACCCTGGCCCGCGAGATCCGCCGGACCGATGCCCAGGTGCCCATCATCTTCCTCACCGCCAAGAGCATGAAGCAGGACACCATCCAGGGCTTTCAGGCGGGGGCGGACGACTACCTCACCAAGCCCTTCAGCATGGAGGAGCTGGTGCTGCGCGTACAGGCCGTGCTGCGGCGCAGTGCGGGCATCGGTCTCGGCCCGGAGCAGCCTCAGCAGCACAGCATCGGCAGCTACACGTTCGATGTGCGCAAGCAGTTGCTGAGGCGTGGGGAGGAGGAGCGAAAGCTCACCACCAAGGAGAGCGAACTGCTGCGCCTGCTGTGCCTGCACCGCAACGGCCTGTTGGAGCGTCGGCAGGCCCTGCGGGAGATCTGGGGCGATGACAACTACTTCAATGGCCGCAGCATGGATGTGTACATCGCCAGGCTGCGCAAGCACCTGCGCGCGGACCCCGAGGTGGAGATCATCAACATCCACGGTCAGGGCTTCCGCCTGGCCGCCCGGGAGCAGGCTTGA
- a CDS encoding aldehyde dehydrogenase, whose protein sequence is METILNHIGGRFAAAHSGATLPVHAPATGAVFATAPDSDARDVDDAVAAARAAQPRWWGLGREGRSNALLRVADQVERDLERFAQAESRDNGKPVHLAREVDIPRAVANLRFFATAILHQQSEAHLMDEVALNYTDRQPVGVAGCISPWNLPLYLFTWKVAPALAAGCTVVAKPSEVTPLTAHLLAEACAAVQLPPGVLNIVHGLGAKVGAAISAHPDIPAISFTGGTRTGAEIARTAAPMFKKLSLELGGKNPVVVFEDCDFDRMLDTTVRSSFRNQGQICLCGSRILVARSIYDRFKEAFVARTEALRVGDPSDPATDLGALVSEAHLEKVLGHVDLARAEGGTVLCGGERVRLPGALSGGWYMRPTVIEGLGPQCRTNQEEIFGPVVTLQPFDSEEEALALANATPYGLAGVVWTRDVQRAHRVARGIQAGIVWVNCWMVRDLRTPFGGTKQSGVGREGGWEALRFFTEARNVCVRW, encoded by the coding sequence ATGGAGACGATCCTGAACCACATCGGCGGGCGCTTCGCCGCCGCGCATAGCGGCGCCACCCTGCCGGTGCATGCACCCGCCACGGGCGCGGTGTTCGCCACCGCACCGGACAGCGACGCACGCGATGTGGATGATGCGGTGGCGGCCGCGCGGGCCGCACAACCCAGGTGGTGGGGGCTGGGGCGCGAGGGGCGCAGCAACGCCCTGCTGCGTGTGGCGGACCAAGTGGAACGCGACCTGGAGCGTTTCGCCCAGGCCGAGTCGCGGGACAATGGCAAGCCCGTTCATCTGGCGCGCGAGGTGGACATTCCACGCGCCGTGGCCAACCTGCGCTTCTTCGCCACGGCCATCCTGCACCAGCAGAGCGAGGCGCACCTGATGGACGAGGTGGCGCTGAACTACACCGACCGGCAGCCGGTGGGTGTGGCCGGCTGCATCAGCCCGTGGAACCTGCCGCTCTACCTCTTCACCTGGAAGGTGGCCCCCGCCCTGGCGGCCGGCTGCACGGTGGTGGCCAAGCCCTCGGAGGTGACACCCCTCACGGCGCATCTGCTGGCCGAAGCCTGCGCGGCCGTGCAATTGCCCCCCGGTGTGCTGAACATCGTGCACGGACTTGGCGCCAAGGTGGGGGCCGCCATCAGCGCGCACCCGGACATCCCCGCGATCTCCTTCACCGGCGGCACGCGCACCGGCGCGGAGATCGCCCGCACCGCGGCGCCGATGTTCAAGAAGCTCAGCCTGGAGCTCGGCGGCAAGAACCCCGTGGTGGTGTTCGAGGATTGCGACTTCGACCGCATGCTGGACACCACGGTGCGGTCCTCCTTCCGCAACCAGGGACAGATCTGCCTGTGCGGTTCACGCATCCTCGTGGCACGCAGCATCTACGACCGCTTCAAGGAGGCGTTCGTGGCGCGCACCGAAGCCCTGCGCGTGGGTGATCCGTCGGACCCTGCGACCGACCTGGGCGCGCTGGTGAGCGAGGCGCATCTGGAGAAGGTGCTCGGCCATGTGGACCTGGCGCGTGCCGAAGGCGGCACCGTGCTGTGCGGCGGAGAGCGCGTGCGGCTGCCGGGCGCCCTGTCCGGCGGCTGGTACATGCGCCCCACGGTGATCGAGGGGCTGGGTCCGCAGTGCCGCACCAACCAGGAGGAGATCTTCGGTCCGGTGGTGACGCTGCAGCCCTTCGACAGCGAGGAGGAGGCGCTGGCGCTGGCGAACGCGACGCCTTACGGCCTGGCCGGTGTGGTATGGACACGGGATGTCCAGCGGGCGCACCGGGTGGCGCGCGGCATCCAGGCGGGCATCGTGTGGGTGAACTGCTGGATGGTGCGCGACCTCCGCACGCCCTTCGGGGGCACCAAGCAAAGCGGCGTGGGGCGCGAGGGCGGCTGGGAGGCGCTGCGCTTCTTCACCGAGGCGCGGAACGTGTGCGTGCGCTGGTGA